Proteins encoded by one window of Mercenaria mercenaria strain notata chromosome 4, MADL_Memer_1, whole genome shotgun sequence:
- the LOC123553445 gene encoding uncharacterized protein LOC123553445, which yields MTALAPTFQDKALCMTFDGKKLKQGLTADSGDIDLLGFEDGKSLLEKQADLELEIDRYNIVLRLFSKYDLNDNVNNLTDEEKEQVINDLKLTHKKVSMNLKEAREIKEKKEYARKKFEERGGKDWRNGKFVFVISAIDAFVYELNQYIDNSFNIISDICNCLAYIQNSLGTYVSGHSVDVTSHSRYIPVEKNESPGTRQIKQRTPGWFELRNKAKVTGSVFYNAIGLDGLKKQREHFLKVICGQQETAPSEEALKNMEYGTKNEINATATLIGKILPVYEPQLVYQEEGCITFDENNSPFLVVSPDGSLKDKVAGETKMAVEFKCPVKKIHTEFPVRYYLQCISEIEALDVEQLLYVCWRPDITTAFIVSRDTETFREALTLAREFLNEKFSKRPTKLDTRTKTLKEKIKKIILKVEFLGEFQSIAAGGGECLDNR from the coding sequence ATGACAGCTTTAGCGCCAACATTTCAAGACAAAGCTTTATGTATGACATTTGATGGCAAAAAATTAAAGCAAGGTTTGACTGCAGATTCCGGTGATATAGATCTGCTCGGATTTGAAGACGGGAAGTCTTTGTTAGAAAAGCAAGCTGATTTGGAATTAGAAATTGATCGTTATAATATAGTGCTGCGTCTATTTTCCAAGTACGATTTGAATGACAATGTGAATAATTTAACCGATGAAGAGAAAGAACAAGTCATAAATGATCTGAAATTAACTCACAAAAAAGTGTCAATGAATTTGAAAGAAGCTCGCGAaattaaagagaaaaaagaatATGCCAGAAAAAAGTTTGAGGAGAGAGGTGGTAAAGATTGGAGAAATGGAAAATTCGTCTTCGTTATCAGTGCTATTGACGCATTTGTATATGAATTAAACCAGTATATTGACAATTCATTTAACATTATCAGTGATATATGCAACTGCTTAGCCTATATTCAGAACTCTTTAGGCACGTACGTTAGTGGACATTCTGTAGACGTTACTAGCCACTCGCGCTATATTCCAGTAGAAAAAAATGAGTCTCCGGGAACAAGACAGATTAAACAACGTACTCCGGGTTGGTTTGAATTACGCAATAAAGCTAAAGTCACAGGGAGTGTTTTTTATAACGCAATCGGCCTTGATGGACTGAAGAAACAACGTGAACACTTTTTGAAGGTTATTTGCGGGCAACAGGAAACAGCTCCATCTGAAGAGGCTTTAAAAAACATGGAATACGGTACAAAGAATGAAATCAATGCCACGGCAACGCTAATAGGGAAGATATTACCAGTGTATGAGCCGCAGTTAGTCTATCAGGAGGAAGGCTGTATAACATTTGATGAAAACAATTCTCCATTTTTGGTTGTTTCCCCGGACGGAAGCTTAAAAGACAAGGTGGCTGGAGAGACGAAAATGGCAGTTGAGTTCAAGTGCCCAGTAAAGAAAATACACACAGAGTTCCCTGTCAGGTACTATTTACAATGCATTTCAGAAATTGAGGCCCtagatgtggaacaactattatATGTATGTTGGAGACCCGATATAACGACAGCTTTTATTGTTTCTAGAGATACTGAAACATTTAGAGAAGCTCTTACTTTAGCAAGAGaatttcttaatgaaaaattttcaaaaagaccAACTAAACTTGATACAAGGACTAAGACActaaaggaaaaaataaagaaaatcattttgaaagttgAATTTCTCGGAGAATTTCAGTCAATTGCTGCAGGAGGAGGTGAATGTCTAGATAATCGTTAA